The Halobaculum magnesiiphilum genome contains the following window.
ACCGCCGACGGCGACAGCGTCGCGTCCGCCGACGGGGTCGGCGCCGCGACCGCCGCGCTGATCGACCGGCTGGACGACGCCGTCGAAGTGTTCCACGACCGCCAGCGCACGGACCGGGGCGCGGCCGCACTCCGTCGCCTCGGCGAGGCGATCGCCGGCGCGCCGACGGACCTGGACGGCGCCGTGGAGGGGCTGCTCGCCGCGGTTCGCGCGACCTACGAGGTCGACTACGCCGGGCTGGCCCGGATAGCCGGCGACGACTTCCGGTTCGTCGCCGGCGACGGCACCGAGGAGCTGTGTGCCGCCTTCGACCGAACCATCCCGCTGGAGGAGACGTACTGCGCGACCACCGTCGGCGAGCGGCGTACCATGGCGTCCGGCCCCGACGGGGGAATCGCCGATCGCGGCTGTCCTCCGATCGGTCGCCGGCTGGGGATCGAGTGTTACCTCGGAACGCCGGTGTCCGTCGAGGAGGAGCTGTTCGGGACGCTGTGCGTCGTCGACCGCTCCCGCAGGCAGGGGTTCGCGGGGTGGGAGCGGACCGGGATCGAACTCGCGGCCCGCTGGCTCGGCCGCGAGTTGTCCCACGACCGCGAGAAGACGCGACTCCTGGCTCGAAATCGCGAGTAGCCGGAGGACCGCGGGCGTTCGTTCGGAGGACGGTTCGGGAACTCAGAGGACGAACAGCAGGAACGCGAGCAGGAACCCGGCTGACATCAGCAGCATCAACACCACGAACACGCCGAGCACCGGCTTCTCGACGGCGCCGGCGACGAGCTTCTCGCTGATCGACCCGCCGTCGGCGCTCACGACCGCATCACGTCCATACCCACGCTTGGCGAGCGTCGCGGATAACGCTTCACTCCTGGCGGCACCCGTCGTGCGAGCGCTCGCACCCATCGAGCGGCCGATCGCTCGCACGGGGACTGG
Protein-coding sequences here:
- a CDS encoding GAF domain-containing protein, producing MTANRLLHVDADRDRRRVLADRVDADGRFAAVPEPCGEAALDTLGHEAYDAIAVGQPLPNGTAAFVRRVRGGYPDLPIVAYGDGGSADGETLRALFRAGITDHIVIDDATADGDSVASADGVGAATAALIDRLDDAVEVFHDRQRTDRGAAALRRLGEAIAGAPTDLDGAVEGLLAAVRATYEVDYAGLARIAGDDFRFVAGDGTEELCAAFDRTIPLEETYCATTVGERRTMASGPDGGIADRGCPPIGRRLGIECYLGTPVSVEEELFGTLCVVDRSRRQGFAGWERTGIELAARWLGRELSHDREKTRLLARNRE